Proteins from a single region of Roseateles sp. XES5:
- a CDS encoding NAD-dependent succinate-semialdehyde dehydrogenase, giving the protein MAQETQAQLYIGGTWRATSETLAVINPANEDVIGTVAVAREADLADATDAAWKGFQVWSRTSPAARAAIILKAAQLMRARAEEIARSITLENGKPIAEARLEVIRGCEFFEWDAGECVRLYGRVVPSAPGIRYIVLHEPIGPVAAFSPWNFPMSQPARKIGGALAAGCSIVMKASEETPTGVVHIARAFHDAGLPAGVLNLVFGHPAEISEYLIPQDRIRMVAFTGSTAVGKHLTTLASQVMKPALMELGGHAPVIVCEDADPVAAGLACATRKYRNSGQVCTSPTRFFVHETLYDRFTEAFVEKARAIRVGNGLDAATQMGPVANDRRITALQDLVDDARARGARVLCGGGRLDGKGYFFAPTAIADLPDDARALSEEPFGPLAVINPVASLDEAITKANALPFGLAAYGFTNSLANVDQLMQGIEAGNLSINTLEASVAETPFGGVKESGLGREGGAEGLHHYTVIKNVSLRIA; this is encoded by the coding sequence ATGGCTCAGGAAACACAGGCTCAGCTCTATATCGGCGGCACATGGAGGGCGACCTCCGAGACGCTCGCCGTCATCAACCCCGCCAATGAGGATGTCATCGGCACGGTGGCGGTGGCCCGCGAGGCCGACCTTGCCGATGCCACGGATGCGGCCTGGAAGGGCTTCCAGGTCTGGAGCCGGACGTCGCCGGCCGCGCGCGCGGCCATCATCCTGAAGGCCGCCCAGTTGATGCGCGCGCGCGCGGAGGAGATCGCCCGCTCGATCACGCTGGAAAACGGCAAGCCGATTGCCGAGGCCCGGCTGGAGGTCATCCGCGGCTGCGAGTTCTTCGAATGGGACGCCGGCGAATGCGTGCGCCTCTACGGCCGCGTCGTCCCGAGCGCGCCGGGCATCCGCTATATCGTTCTGCACGAGCCGATCGGCCCGGTTGCCGCCTTCTCGCCGTGGAATTTCCCGATGAGCCAGCCCGCCCGCAAGATCGGCGGGGCGCTCGCCGCCGGCTGCTCCATCGTCATGAAGGCCTCCGAGGAAACGCCGACGGGCGTGGTGCACATCGCCCGCGCCTTCCACGACGCAGGCCTGCCAGCCGGCGTGCTCAATCTCGTCTTCGGCCACCCGGCCGAGATTTCCGAATATCTCATCCCGCAGGACCGCATCCGCATGGTCGCCTTCACCGGTTCGACGGCGGTCGGAAAACACCTGACGACGCTCGCCTCGCAGGTCATGAAGCCGGCGCTGATGGAGCTGGGCGGCCATGCCCCGGTCATCGTTTGCGAGGACGCCGATCCCGTCGCCGCCGGCCTTGCCTGCGCCACCCGCAAGTATCGCAATTCCGGCCAGGTCTGCACCTCGCCGACGCGCTTCTTCGTGCATGAAACGCTCTACGACCGCTTCACCGAAGCCTTCGTGGAGAAGGCGCGCGCGATCAGGGTCGGCAACGGTCTCGATGCCGCGACGCAGATGGGGCCGGTCGCCAACGACCGCCGCATAACGGCCTTGCAGGACCTCGTGGACGATGCCCGCGCCCGGGGGGCGCGCGTGCTCTGCGGCGGAGGGCGCCTCGACGGCAAGGGCTACTTCTTCGCGCCGACGGCGATTGCCGACCTGCCCGACGATGCCCGCGCGTTGTCGGAAGAACCCTTCGGCCCGCTCGCCGTGATCAATCCCGTCGCGTCGCTGGACGAGGCCATCACCAAGGCGAATGCGCTGCCCTTCGGCCTTGCTGCCTACGGCTTCACCAATTCGCTGGCCAATGTCGATCAACTGATGCAGGGCATCGAGGCCGGCAACCTTTCGATCAACACGCTGGAGGCCTCGGTCGCCGAAACGCCGTTCGGCGGCGTCAAGGAAAGCGGCCTTGGCCGCGAGGGCGGCGCGGAAGGCCTGCATCACTATACGGTCATCAAGAACGTTTCGCTGCGCATCGCCTGA
- a CDS encoding ABC transporter substrate-binding protein, with protein MATTKSKLVTGLMAVGLVLAGISSAAADPIRIGIANFGEHPPLNAAIAGFKKALSENGFVEGKDVVYTESHTNFDASLVPQMIAKLQAEQPKLVYTVTTPVSQIAKKALAGSGIPVIFTAVTDPVAGKLVPSWESGDDGITGATDSQDMAAVLAFTKKLLPNAKRLGLPYNPGEANDVALLESLRKIAPEQGFEVVEVGVDNLNDIQQRITSLAGKVDVIYGPTSNMIQPAIAAVAAAARQSGIPVVNAVDTAVLEGFVPASFAVNYEQVGINAGKIAAEVLKGKDPKSIAPVRPAYEDHQALISKKAMAAFGIEIPASLADCKCIVD; from the coding sequence ATGGCCACCACGAAATCGAAACTTGTCACGGGCCTGATGGCCGTCGGCCTGGTGCTCGCGGGCATAAGCTCTGCCGCCGCCGACCCGATCCGCATCGGCATCGCCAATTTCGGCGAACACCCGCCGCTCAACGCCGCAATCGCCGGCTTCAAGAAAGCGCTTTCGGAAAACGGCTTCGTCGAGGGCAAGGACGTCGTCTATACGGAGAGCCACACCAATTTCGACGCCTCGCTCGTGCCGCAGATGATCGCCAAGCTGCAGGCCGAACAGCCGAAGCTCGTCTATACCGTCACCACCCCGGTCTCGCAGATCGCCAAGAAGGCGCTCGCCGGCTCCGGCATTCCGGTCATTTTCACCGCCGTCACCGATCCGGTCGCCGGCAAGCTTGTTCCCTCCTGGGAGAGCGGCGACGACGGCATCACGGGCGCGACCGACAGCCAGGACATGGCAGCGGTGCTCGCCTTCACAAAGAAGCTGCTGCCGAACGCCAAGCGCCTCGGCCTGCCCTACAATCCCGGCGAGGCCAATGACGTGGCGCTGCTCGAAAGCCTGCGCAAGATCGCGCCGGAACAGGGTTTTGAAGTGGTCGAGGTCGGCGTCGACAATCTCAACGACATTCAGCAGCGCATCACCTCGCTCGCCGGCAAGGTGGATGTCATCTACGGCCCGACGTCGAACATGATCCAGCCCGCCATTGCCGCTGTTGCGGCCGCTGCGCGCCAGTCCGGCATCCCGGTCGTCAACGCGGTCGACACCGCCGTTCTGGAAGGCTTCGTGCCGGCAAGCTTCGCCGTCAATTACGAGCAGGTCGGCATCAATGCCGGCAAGATCGCGGCCGAGGTGCTGAAGGGCAAGGACCCGAAGTCCATCGCCCCCGTGCGTCCCGCCTATGAGGACCATCAGGCGCTGATCTCGAAGAAGGCCATGGCCGCCTTCGGCATCGAAATTCCCGCTTCGCTCGCCGACTGCAAGTGCATCGTCGACTGA
- a CDS encoding GntR family transcriptional regulator translates to MTEQHETSTKTEAAYQMLRTDILKTRLQPGAPLKLGALGKTYDVGWTPLREALSRLEAERLVVAISNRGFTVAPVSRAELEDLTRARTVVEIPLLMESIAEGGAEWESGIVTAHYRLSRCKTILEDSSETAVDTWMERHEAFHAALLGAAQSSWLMRFRSTISDQMQRHYRFLAFAPALRAAAGETAGYEEAMAALHKAQSIGPHTELMEAVLDRNAERARALMNEHFGYPLEVYAIEEGESAPPAARRKTAARPHS, encoded by the coding sequence TTGACTGAACAGCACGAGACCAGCACGAAGACCGAAGCGGCCTACCAGATGCTGCGGACCGATATCCTCAAGACCCGACTGCAGCCCGGCGCGCCGCTGAAGCTCGGCGCTCTCGGCAAGACCTATGACGTCGGCTGGACGCCGCTGCGCGAGGCGCTGTCGCGGCTCGAGGCCGAACGGCTGGTGGTCGCCATCTCCAATCGCGGCTTCACCGTCGCGCCCGTCTCGCGGGCAGAACTGGAAGACCTGACCCGCGCCCGCACGGTGGTGGAAATCCCGCTGCTGATGGAATCCATCGCCGAGGGCGGAGCGGAATGGGAATCGGGCATCGTGACGGCGCACTATCGCCTGTCGCGCTGCAAGACGATCCTCGAGGATTCCTCCGAAACGGCCGTCGATACCTGGATGGAGCGGCACGAGGCCTTCCATGCGGCCCTGCTCGGCGCGGCGCAATCGAGCTGGCTTATGCGCTTCCGCTCGACCATTTCCGACCAGATGCAGCGTCACTACCGTTTCCTCGCCTTCGCTCCGGCGCTGCGCGCCGCCGCTGGCGAGACCGCCGGTTACGAGGAGGCCATGGCCGCCCTGCACAAGGCCCAGTCCATCGGCCCGCATACGGAGCTGATGGAGGCTGTGCTCGACCGTAACGCCGAACGCGCCCGCGCCCTGATGAACGAGCATTTCGGCTATCCGCTGGAAGTCTACGCCATCGAGGAAGGCGAAAGCGCGCCGCCCGCGGCGCGCAGGAAAACGGCCGCTCGCCCCCACTCATAG
- a CDS encoding ABC transporter permease, whose product MDTVSTIFSNFIALVPVTLAQSLILSFIVLGIMLPFRTLNFPDLTSEGAFPLGGCVCALSLAGGAPGWLAILVAMAAGFLAGSCTAFVHLRFRIHTLLAGILMMTMLYSVNLRLMGKSNLSVYGTPTLFDGVPFTEPGFPVSKIVVAGLLGIAVYCLLNLYFRTERGTAMRAVGSNPDMAEAQGISIWAATIGGVGLAGAFSATSGALMVQSQGFADVNMGIGTLINGLAALMIGEAIVGKQTIRRQLAAPFVGAIVYYQLVSLCLAAGMPPTDLKLATGLFVLAMLALPTLKRARGPMPARETVRE is encoded by the coding sequence ATGGATACGGTTTCTACGATATTCTCGAATTTCATCGCGCTCGTGCCGGTCACGCTGGCGCAGAGCCTCATTCTTTCCTTCATCGTGCTCGGCATCATGCTGCCGTTCCGCACGCTGAACTTTCCCGACCTCACCAGCGAGGGCGCGTTTCCGCTCGGTGGCTGCGTCTGCGCGCTGTCGCTGGCCGGCGGCGCGCCGGGCTGGCTTGCCATTCTCGTGGCGATGGCCGCGGGGTTCCTGGCGGGAAGTTGCACGGCCTTCGTGCACCTGCGCTTCCGCATCCACACGCTGCTCGCCGGCATCCTGATGATGACCATGCTCTACAGCGTCAACCTGCGGCTCATGGGCAAGTCGAACCTTTCGGTCTATGGCACGCCGACCCTCTTCGACGGCGTTCCCTTCACGGAGCCTGGTTTCCCGGTGAGCAAGATCGTCGTCGCCGGCCTGCTCGGCATCGCCGTCTATTGCCTGCTGAACCTCTATTTCCGCACCGAGCGGGGCACGGCCATGCGCGCCGTCGGCTCCAATCCCGACATGGCGGAAGCACAGGGCATCAGCATCTGGGCCGCCACCATCGGCGGGGTCGGCCTTGCCGGCGCCTTCTCGGCGACCAGCGGCGCGCTGATGGTGCAGTCGCAGGGTTTTGCCGACGTCAACATGGGCATCGGCACGCTGATCAACGGTCTTGCCGCGCTGATGATCGGCGAGGCCATCGTCGGCAAGCAGACCATCCGCCGCCAGCTTGCCGCCCCCTTCGTCGGTGCCATCGTCTATTACCAGCTCGTCTCGCTCTGCCTTGCCGCCGGCATGCCGCCGACCGACCTCAAGCTCGCCACCGGCCTCTTCGTGCTCGCCATGCTGGCGCTACCCACCCTCAAGCGCGCCCGCGGCCCCATGCCCGCCCGCGAAACCGTTCGTGAATAG
- a CDS encoding dihydrodipicolinate synthase family protein: MKYQRKDAKAHSRATMRGIWAAANTPFTAEGAIDEAGYRRNVEHWISDLGIDGLFIAGKQGEFFSMSVDERKRMFDLSVEAVGERAQTIMSCSDQNMDVVIDLARHAQACGADYIVVHAPILHFFKQQDETLLRYYETIASKVDIGMALWSHPDSGYLMSPELCNRLADIETVVAIKYSVPRDMYKTLTRLAGDRILVSTASEEEWLDNVLELGWQLYLCSSPPYTLQTKADRRIADYTALAFAGKAEEARAVSASLQGVRDAFRKTKPAEKPHAHQKYWQELLGQVGGAVRRPLLELTDEEKRLTRAAFEECGLKLG, encoded by the coding sequence ATGAAATACCAGCGTAAGGATGCAAAGGCCCATTCCCGCGCCACGATGCGCGGCATCTGGGCGGCGGCGAACACGCCGTTCACCGCCGAAGGCGCGATCGACGAGGCGGGGTACCGCCGCAACGTCGAGCACTGGATTTCCGATCTCGGCATCGACGGCCTGTTCATCGCCGGCAAGCAGGGCGAGTTCTTCTCCATGTCGGTCGACGAGCGCAAGCGCATGTTCGACCTCTCGGTGGAAGCCGTGGGCGAGCGGGCGCAGACCATCATGTCCTGCTCGGACCAGAACATGGACGTGGTGATCGACCTTGCCCGCCATGCGCAGGCCTGCGGCGCCGACTATATCGTCGTGCATGCGCCGATCCTGCATTTCTTCAAGCAGCAGGACGAGACGCTGCTGCGCTACTACGAAACCATCGCCTCCAAGGTGGATATCGGCATGGCGCTGTGGTCGCATCCCGACAGCGGCTATCTGATGAGCCCGGAGCTCTGCAACCGGCTCGCCGATATCGAGACGGTCGTCGCCATCAAGTATTCCGTGCCGCGCGACATGTACAAGACGCTGACGCGGCTTGCCGGCGACCGCATCCTCGTCTCCACCGCCTCCGAGGAGGAATGGCTGGATAATGTGCTGGAACTCGGCTGGCAGCTTTATCTCTGCTCCTCGCCGCCCTACACGCTGCAGACGAAGGCGGACCGCCGCATCGCCGACTACACCGCGCTCGCCTTCGCCGGAAAGGCGGAGGAGGCGCGCGCCGTCAGCGCCAGCCTGCAGGGCGTGCGCGACGCCTTCCGCAAGACCAAGCCGGCCGAAAAGCCCCATGCGCACCAGAAGTACTGGCAGGAGCTGCTCGGTCAGGTCGGCGGCGCGGTGCGCCGGCCGCTGCTGGAGCTGACGGATGAGGAAAAGAGACTGACCCGCGCCGCCTTCGAGGAATGCGGCCTGAAACTGGGTTGA
- a CDS encoding LysR family transcriptional regulator — translation MLNLRQIKCFQAVVELGNFSRAAERLRTSQAGISHAIRDLEALLGARLFDRTTRRVELTEAGRVFAAGALPGLAEIERAVDAVHDLGQLRTGLVRIAAPPFLGATVLPRLLQEVAAAHPNLKLRIEDVVTDLIAPRVRSGLCDLGVGTFASDEDGLEIQRVLRDQLMVFAPEGHAVCARAEVAWAALADQPIITLTRESNIRLLTEVGFESAGVPLRPALEVHQINTALSLVEREAGLAILPTYAFAGLNGRKIVARPLAEPSIARDVSIITARERTPSPATLAVRTVLRKVLRDMVPVVG, via the coding sequence ATGCTCAATCTGCGTCAGATCAAGTGTTTCCAGGCCGTGGTCGAACTCGGCAACTTCTCCCGCGCGGCCGAGCGGCTGCGCACCAGCCAGGCCGGCATCTCGCATGCCATCCGCGACCTTGAGGCGCTGCTCGGCGCGCGGCTCTTCGACCGCACGACCCGCCGCGTCGAGTTGACCGAGGCGGGCCGGGTCTTCGCCGCCGGGGCCTTGCCGGGGCTGGCGGAAATCGAACGGGCCGTCGACGCCGTGCACGATCTCGGGCAGCTGAGGACCGGCCTCGTGCGCATCGCCGCCCCGCCCTTTCTCGGCGCGACGGTGCTGCCGCGCCTGTTGCAGGAGGTCGCCGCCGCCCATCCGAACCTCAAGCTGCGCATCGAGGACGTGGTGACGGACCTCATCGCGCCCCGTGTGCGCAGCGGGCTTTGCGACCTTGGCGTCGGCACCTTCGCCAGCGACGAGGACGGGCTGGAGATCCAGCGCGTGCTGCGCGACCAGCTCATGGTTTTCGCACCGGAGGGACATGCCGTCTGCGCCAGGGCCGAGGTGGCCTGGGCGGCGCTGGCCGACCAGCCGATCATCACGCTGACCCGCGAAAGCAACATCCGGCTCCTCACGGAAGTCGGTTTCGAGAGCGCCGGCGTGCCCTTGCGCCCGGCCCTCGAAGTGCACCAGATCAACACGGCCCTTTCTCTCGTCGAGCGGGAGGCGGGCCTTGCCATCCTGCCGACCTATGCCTTTGCCGGTCTCAACGGCCGCAAGATCGTCGCCCGCCCCCTGGCCGAACCCTCGATTGCCCGCGACGTCTCGATCATCACCGCCCGCGAACGCACGCCCTCGCCCGCAACGCTTGCGGTGCGCACCGTGCTGCGCAAGGTGCTGCGCGACATGGTGCCGGTGGTCGGCTGA
- a CDS encoding 3-hydroxyanthranilate 3,4-dioxygenase yields MTKLKAFNLQKWIDEHKHLLKPPVGNQQIWKDADLMVTIVGGPNKRTDYHDDPVEEFFYQLKGDMVLKLYDGKEFYDVPIREGDIFLLPPHVRHSPQRPMEGSIGLVIEPTRPEGLLDAVEWYCFECTELVHRAEVDLESIVDDLPPIYKAFYADEKLRTCPRCGTVHPGKTPPEGWVTL; encoded by the coding sequence ATGACCAAGCTGAAAGCCTTCAACCTGCAGAAGTGGATCGACGAGCACAAGCACCTGCTGAAGCCGCCGGTCGGCAACCAGCAGATCTGGAAGGACGCCGACCTGATGGTGACGATCGTCGGCGGCCCCAACAAGCGGACGGACTATCACGACGACCCGGTGGAGGAGTTCTTCTACCAGCTCAAGGGCGACATGGTGCTGAAGCTCTATGACGGCAAGGAATTCTACGACGTGCCGATCCGCGAGGGCGACATCTTCCTCCTGCCGCCGCATGTGCGCCATTCGCCGCAGCGCCCGATGGAAGGCTCCATCGGCCTCGTCATCGAACCGACGCGGCCGGAAGGCTTGCTCGACGCGGTGGAATGGTACTGCTTCGAGTGCACGGAACTCGTGCACCGCGCAGAAGTGGACCTCGAATCCATCGTCGACGACCTGCCGCCGATCTATAAGGCCTTCTATGCCGACGAAAAGCTGCGCACCTGCCCGAGATGCGGCACCGTGCATCCGGGCAAGACTCCGCCCGAAGGCTGGGTAACGCTCTAA
- the kynU gene encoding kynureninase — protein sequence MTIDIKAVEALDRDDPLAGFKSRFDLPEGVTYLDGNSLGAALHASYAEIEKAAKLEWGRDLIRSWNTAGWFALPLTLGDRVGRLIGAAPGQTAVTDHTSANVYKALHAALGLNAERKVIVAESESFPTDLYMAEGVMATRPGTVMRLEGVDGARIEDLIDESVAVVLVNHVNYKTGALRDMAALTRRAHDVGALVVWDLCHSAGALPVELDRCNVDFAVGCTYKYINGGPGAPAFIYVAARHQDEVSQPLSGWWGHARPFGFERSYDGGAGILRFLSGTQPILSLRALSAALDLWDEVDLAAIRKKSIALTDLFIALVEARCGAHGLKLVGPRDGTTRGSQVSFEHEGAYEIMQALIERGVIGDFRAPATIRFGFTPLYTSFADVWNAVDVLHDVMETGAWRDARYAVRSAVT from the coding sequence ATGACCATCGATATCAAAGCCGTCGAGGCGCTGGACCGCGACGATCCGCTCGCGGGCTTCAAGAGCCGCTTCGACCTGCCCGAGGGCGTCACCTATCTCGACGGCAATTCGCTCGGCGCGGCGCTGCACGCCTCCTATGCCGAGATCGAGAAGGCCGCGAAGCTCGAATGGGGCCGTGACCTCATCCGCAGCTGGAACACCGCCGGCTGGTTCGCCCTGCCGCTGACGCTCGGCGACCGCGTCGGCCGCCTGATCGGCGCCGCGCCCGGCCAGACGGCCGTGACGGACCACACCTCGGCCAATGTCTACAAGGCGCTGCATGCCGCGCTCGGCCTCAATGCGGAACGCAAGGTCATCGTCGCGGAGAGCGAGAGTTTCCCGACCGATCTCTACATGGCCGAGGGCGTGATGGCGACACGGCCCGGCACGGTCATGCGGCTGGAGGGCGTCGACGGTGCCCGGATCGAGGACCTGATCGACGAGAGCGTCGCCGTGGTGCTGGTCAACCACGTCAACTACAAGACCGGCGCGCTGCGCGATATGGCGGCGCTGACCCGGCGCGCCCATGACGTTGGCGCGCTCGTCGTCTGGGATCTCTGCCATTCCGCCGGTGCGCTGCCGGTGGAACTCGACCGCTGCAACGTCGATTTCGCCGTCGGCTGCACCTACAAATACATCAATGGCGGCCCGGGCGCGCCGGCCTTCATCTATGTCGCCGCGCGCCATCAGGACGAGGTCAGCCAGCCGCTCAGCGGCTGGTGGGGCCATGCCCGTCCCTTCGGCTTCGAGCGCAGCTACGATGGCGGTGCGGGTATCCTGCGCTTCCTCTCCGGCACGCAGCCGATCTTGTCGCTGCGCGCGCTCTCCGCCGCGCTCGACCTCTGGGACGAGGTGGACCTCGCGGCGATCCGCAAAAAGAGCATCGCGCTGACCGATCTCTTCATTGCGCTGGTCGAGGCGCGCTGCGGCGCGCATGGCCTGAAGCTCGTCGGGCCGCGCGACGGCACGACGCGCGGCAGCCAGGTCTCCTTCGAGCATGAGGGCGCCTATGAGATCATGCAGGCGCTGATCGAGCGCGGCGTGATCGGCGATTTCCGCGCGCCGGCGACCATCCGCTTCGGCTTCACGCCGCTCTATACGAGCTTTGCGGATGTGTGGAACGCGGTGGACGTGCTGCATGATGTGATGGAGACGGGCGCCTGGCGCGATGCGCGCTATGCCGTGCGCAGCGCCGTGACCTGA
- a CDS encoding aspartate dehydrogenase, translating to MSTVEAICLVGWGAIGQRVAALLNARGANARIVGIAVRDPKEIEGTMPDGAVHVAGPEALAATGASLVVEAASRESVMPFARAALTAGMDFAVSSTSALVDPAVLDELVETARRNGTKLIVPPGALGGIDALSAAARLGLDRVEHVIIKPAKAWLGTPAEQRCRLADLQQAETFFEGSAAEAATAFPQNANVAATTSLAGLGMQRTRVRLVADPAATENTHHIHAAGAFGTLEIRLQNRPLATNPKSSEMTALNLVRMIENRTSPLVL from the coding sequence ATGTCGACAGTCGAAGCCATCTGTCTCGTCGGTTGGGGCGCCATCGGCCAGCGGGTCGCCGCGCTTCTGAATGCGCGCGGTGCCAACGCCCGGATCGTCGGCATCGCCGTGCGCGATCCGAAAGAGATCGAGGGAACCATGCCGGATGGGGCCGTGCATGTCGCAGGCCCCGAGGCGCTGGCCGCGACCGGCGCGAGCCTCGTCGTCGAGGCGGCGAGCCGCGAAAGCGTGATGCCCTTCGCCCGCGCCGCCCTGACGGCCGGCATGGATTTCGCCGTCTCCTCCACCTCCGCGCTGGTCGATCCGGCCGTGCTCGACGAACTCGTCGAAACCGCGCGGCGCAACGGCACCAAGCTCATCGTCCCGCCGGGCGCGCTCGGCGGCATCGACGCCCTCTCGGCCGCCGCACGGCTCGGACTGGACAGGGTGGAGCACGTCATCATCAAGCCCGCCAAGGCCTGGCTTGGCACCCCGGCCGAACAGCGCTGCCGCCTTGCCGACCTGCAACAGGCGGAGACCTTCTTCGAGGGCAGCGCCGCCGAAGCGGCCACGGCCTTCCCGCAGAACGCCAATGTCGCGGCCACCACATCCCTTGCCGGCCTCGGCATGCAGCGCACCCGCGTGCGCCTTGTCGCCGACCCCGCCGCAACGGAAAACACCCATCACATCCACGCCGCCGGCGCTTTCGGCACCCTGGAAATCCGTCTGCAGAACCGGCCGCTCGCCACCAACCCGAAATCCTCGGAAATGACCGCGCTGAACCTCGTGCGGATGATCGAGAACCGCACCAGCCCGCTGGTGCTCTGA
- a CDS encoding ABC transporter ATP-binding protein, translating to MLEIRSARKVFYKGQPDEKIALNDLSLTLPTGNFAIVIGSNGAGKSSMLNAISGALMLDSGKILINGDDVTALPVHKRASRVARVFQDPMKGTAASMTVAENMLLAELRGKKLGFSRGLNARRLASYRERLAALSLGLENRLDTRVELLSGGQRQSLSLIMATCDQPDLLLLDEHTAALDPRTADIVMQATVRAVEAFNLTTLMVTHNMQHAVDFGHSVVMLDAGRTRLEITGAEKAEVTIPKLIGHFGMKTDRMLLAS from the coding sequence ATGCTCGAAATCCGATCTGCACGAAAGGTCTTCTACAAGGGGCAGCCCGACGAGAAGATCGCCCTCAACGATCTCAGCCTGACACTGCCGACCGGTAATTTCGCCATCGTCATCGGCTCGAACGGCGCCGGCAAGAGCAGCATGCTGAACGCCATTTCCGGCGCGCTGATGCTCGATTCGGGAAAGATCCTCATCAACGGCGACGACGTGACGGCGCTGCCGGTGCACAAGCGCGCAAGCCGCGTCGCCCGCGTCTTCCAGGACCCGATGAAGGGCACTGCCGCCTCGATGACGGTGGCGGAGAACATGCTGCTCGCCGAACTGCGCGGCAAGAAGCTCGGTTTCAGCCGCGGCCTCAACGCCCGGCGGCTCGCCAGCTACCGGGAGCGTCTCGCGGCTCTCAGCCTCGGGCTGGAAAACCGGCTGGACACGCGCGTCGAGCTGCTTTCTGGCGGCCAGCGCCAGTCGCTCTCGCTGATCATGGCGACCTGCGACCAGCCGGACCTGCTACTGCTCGACGAGCACACCGCCGCGCTCGATCCGCGCACGGCCGATATCGTCATGCAGGCGACGGTCAGGGCGGTCGAGGCCTTCAACCTCACCACGCTGATGGTGACGCACAACATGCAGCACGCTGTCGATTTCGGCCATAGCGTGGTGATGCTCGACGCCGGCAGGACCCGGCTCGAAATCACCGGCGCGGAGAAGGCCGAGGTCACGATCCCGAAACTCATCGGTCACTTCGGCATGAAGACCGACCGCATGCTGCTGGCGAGCTGA
- a CDS encoding OmpA family protein has product MKFRFGFPIFLASTLLASPGAAVDAESLIKSLTANGATVTRSGEPMQMLGDRDRDYLSQLPTRGLKAVHRQEVEEIVEANQLPSIDVEIRFRYDSADIEPASVPDLNALGAALTHKSLATARVLLNGHTDAKGGNDSNMTLSERRAEAVRDYLVSHFSIGAARLIAIGYGEERLKNTADPDAAENRRVEVVNLGP; this is encoded by the coding sequence ATGAAATTCCGCTTCGGTTTTCCAATTTTTCTGGCCTCGACGCTGCTGGCGTCGCCAGGTGCGGCCGTCGATGCGGAGAGCCTGATCAAGAGCCTCACGGCCAACGGCGCCACGGTCACCCGCAGCGGCGAGCCGATGCAGATGCTGGGCGACCGGGACAGGGACTATCTTTCCCAATTGCCGACCCGCGGTCTCAAGGCGGTGCATCGACAGGAAGTGGAAGAAATCGTCGAAGCCAACCAACTGCCCAGCATCGATGTCGAAATCCGCTTCCGCTACGATTCCGCCGACATAGAGCCCGCTTCGGTTCCTGATCTCAACGCCCTCGGCGCCGCGCTCACGCACAAGTCGCTGGCCACCGCCCGGGTGCTCCTGAACGGACATACGGACGCCAAGGGCGGCAACGACAGCAACATGACGCTGTCCGAACGCCGCGCAGAGGCTGTTCGCGACTATCTCGTCAGCCACTTTTCCATCGGTGCCGCGCGGCTCATCGCCATCGGTTACGGGGAAGAGCGACTGAAGAACACGGCCGATCCCGACGCTGCGGAGAACCGCAGGGTCGAGGTGGTCAATCTGGGGCCCTGA